A window from Kwoniella newhampshirensis strain CBS 13917 chromosome 3, whole genome shotgun sequence encodes these proteins:
- a CDS encoding guanine nucleotide-binding protein subunit alpha produces the protein MGGCMSTPESPSRPTETKQVQPPSSSTTARPSQPLTNTTATSPTTNGPSIGNGDSTPNSATSPPMNAAGQGLAAALAATEPPAPDGRGNRDRSNAIDRQLEDDSKKFKKECKILLLGSGESGKSTIVKQMKIIHQNGYSKDELLTFRQIVHKNVLDSAQALIMAMRKIGVDPEDANNRAYADRILEYRMDTDPLSTVSAEILHNIESLWHDPVIPAVMDRSSEFYLMDSATYFFANIRKIGAPDYVPDEADVLRARTKTTGISETRFNMGQLSIHMFDVGGQRSERKKWIHCFEAVTSIIFCVALSEYDQVLLEESGQNRMQESLVLFESVINSRWFLRTSVILFLNKIDLFKQKLPKIPLVAYFPEYTGGADINKAAKYILWRFTQTNRARLSVYPHLTQATDTSNIRLVFAAVKETILQNALRDSGIL, from the exons ATGGGAGGATGTATGTCAACGCCcgaatctccttctcgacccaCCGAAACCAAACAAGTACAAcccccatcatcatccactaCAGCACGTCCCTCTCAACCGCTCACGAATACGACGGCGACATCGCCGACGACGAACGGGCCATCCATCGGGAATGGAGACTCGACACCAAATAGTGCGACCAGTCCGCCGATGAACGCGGCAGGACAAGGCCTCGCAGCGGCTCTGGCGGCGACGGAACCGCCAGCACCGGACGGGAGGGGGAACAGGGATAGGAGTAATGCGATCGATAGACAGCTGGAGGACGATTCCAAAAAGTTTAAAAAGGAGTGCAAGATCTTGCTGCtag GTTCTGGAGAATCCGGGAAATCCACCATTGTCAAACAGATGAAAATCATTCATCAGAACGGTTATTCCAAAGATGAACTCCTTACATTCCGACAAATCGTGCACAAGAACGTCCTGGATTCAGCTCAGGCTTTGATCatggcgatgaggaagatcggGGTGGATCCAGAAGATGCGAATAATAGG GCATACGCCGACCGAATTCTCGAGTACCGTATGGATACCGATCCCCTCTCCACGGTCTCCGCAGAGATTCTCCATAACATCGAATCATTATGGCACGACCCTGTCATCCCCGCCGTGATGGACCGAAGTTCCGAATTCTACCTCATGGACTCTGCTACATACTTTTTCGCGAATATCAGAAAGATCGGAGCGCCAGATTATGTGCCCGACGAAGCGGATGTGCTCAGAGCGAGAACGAAGACGACAGGTATCAGCGAAACGAGGTTCAACATGGGACAGTTGAGTATTCACATGTTTGATGTTGGTGGACaaagaagcgagagaaaAAAATGGATCCATT GTTTTGAAGCGGTTACATCTATCATTTTCTGTGTGGCCCTGTCCGAATATGACCAGGTTTTACTAGAAGAATCAGGACAA AACCGAATGCAAGAATCCCTTGTTCTTTTCGAATCAGTCATCAACTCGAGATGGTTCCTGAGAACATCGGTCATTCTCTTCCTAAACAAGATTGATCTGTTCAAGCAAAAATTGCCCAAAATCCCTCTTGTAGCTTACTTCCCAGAGTACACAG GCGGCGCGGACATCAACAAAGCAGCCAAATACATCCTGTGGCGTTTCACCCAAACTAACAGAGCGAGGCTATCTGTTTACCCTCATTTGACACAAGCGACAGATACATCCAAT ATCCGACTGGTGTTTGCTGCGGTCAAGGAAACCATCCTTCAAAACGCTCTCCGTGATTCTGGCATCTTATAG